From the Eleutherodactylus coqui strain aEleCoq1 chromosome 9, aEleCoq1.hap1, whole genome shotgun sequence genome, the window CTATAGATGGTACCATCATAAAAACACAGAATGactcccttaggcctccttcccacgaacggatttacgccgcgtaaatccgcggcaaaaatccgctgcgttgccccctgctattaggttctattgaacctaatagcacaatgctcacgatgcgtaattccaccgcggaattacgcaccgtgaaatctcccgttctcacccgcggcatgctctatttgctgcgggtgtacgcgctgacggcttccattgcagtcaatggaagccgtccgttcacgctatctcttgctgcaaccagcggaagatagcgtgaaaaaacgcttccccgcctaccgccgcgcgtcatatgacgcggccggcgcgtcacgtgacatgggtggccgcgtcatgtgacgcggtgggcgtgtcacatgacgcgacggcgttgggcggggaagcgtcttcacgctatcttccgctggtaagtatggggtctctggggggcgccgtgacgggcttcactgcggaatattacgcggcggagcccgtcacgctcgtgggaaggaggcctaagacaaTCTCGGTTATCAGTGCTGTTTAGCTGCCTTTTGGAAAGTTGTGCAACAACTAATAGGGCTGCCATGACAGTATCCAAAGGCCAAATACATTTAGTAACAGATACAGGGTAGCAAAATCTGTTTTGGGGATAGACTGAATTAATCAGAGCGAACATTTCAAGTATACACATACAAATCTATACAAATACAGCTATTGGAAACGCACCGAGATGAATATGAAGCAGCGCCCTAATTTGGCATATTGGCAGGTGGTGGGGAAAAGCACTGACTAACCAACAACTTTACTGCAGAAGCAATTCCCTTGAGGAAGTACTACGAATACtaatgtgcataaaaaaaaaactaaacttctaGGAAATGACAGACAGCGAGTTTAGTTAGATTTTGTGAGTCATTACTTttgattaagggctcatgtccacgggcaaaatgtgatttaaaatccgcagcggatctcccgcgcgcggatccgcaccccatagggatgcattgaccacccgcgggtagataaatacccgcggatcgtcaataaaaggcattttaaaaaaaatggagcatgaaaaaatctggaccatgctccattttcgtgcgggtctcccgcggggtcggctcccgcgggcttctattgaagcctatggaagccgtccggatccgcgggagacctaaaataggaatttaaagcatttactcaccgcagcggaccgcgaagctcttctcttcctcacggccgcatctcccttgcttcggctcggcggatgtgcccggcgcatgcgcgcggcacgtcgacgacgtgccggcgacgtgccgccggcgtcaggaattcatccgccggccgaaaatgaagatccggccgtgaggaagagcagagcttcgccgcccgctacggacaggtaaatgcttttaaattgctattttcagcgctcatgtccgcggggcaggagggacccgctgcagattctccatggagaatctgcagcggatctgattttccccgtggacatgaggcctaagggtcacAGGTTTTCCTCTTTCGTAAGTGAGGGATCTACAATCCAACCCTTCTGGTAAGAGAGTGGTAGATCAGCAACATGTCAATACTGGGAGAGCCGCAATATTGGATAGCACATGCCATAATAATGAAGAGAACATACGGAaccgttcacacgggacggaatattctgcaacagcgttgCGTAATACGCCCTCCTACAGAATATTCTGCAGCCAAAAATCTGTAATGCCaacgtgcggattttgatgtggagttgaaaatggcagaattctgccaaCAATTCCGCAATTGGCAGTGCGAAATTCCAGGGCAATGAATTTAGTAAGCAGCCCATACGCTCACAGGCAGCCACTAATCTGAGTGATTTTCTATACTGCGTCATAGCGATACGGTTTTATACTTCCTTTAGAATACGGTTATTTCTGGGAAGTCCCAGCAATGCCAGAGTATATAAAGACCTGATTGACTCACTAAAGGTTTTGAGTTCTGACTAGATTTTGAAGCGGGGGCCACAAAATCCAGCAGCACAGAACCCCACGTGAAGCTTACAGGTGAAGCGGACAATTTGGGGAAAATAGCAATAAAccagatcataaaaaaaaaaacttatgcaGGGAAGAAAGGACATGAACTGGAAGGGTAAATACAAGGACAGATTTGCGCACAGAAACTGCTGTGAAATACAGTAGCAGATAAGTGGTTGTGATTTGAACCAACAACCTATATGCGGCACAGATTTCCACATCGATGTCAATAGGAAAGTCAAAAACCGCAATTAGAGCGAGTCTGTCAGTTCTTATGGGCCCCATTAGCTAGTCTTAAGGGCTCACGAAAGCAGACAGGCTGAATCCAGCGATAAGGGTCTCATACTCACCTTCTCTTAGCTTCGCCTGCTGTCCAAGACTCGCTGAAAACACCCTGTGGACTACTTGTGCGCATGCCTTGTAGCCCTCCCATTCTATGCATGTGCACAAGTAGTTCACAGGGTGCATTCAGAAGGGGCTTTGACCGCATGGGAACAGCCTGCCAGCTCCTATAAACCCGTAAgattagtttatggggctcacaaGAGATGACAGACTCGCTTTAAaggttttgttgtggattttgctacAGATAATCTGTGCAGTAAAATCCATAGTCGTCGAGTCCAAACTCAATGGCTTTTTTTCCGCTCTTTGGAAAAAAAGCACCCGAAAATAAATCAGCAAACCTGCAACAAATTTGGTGTCGATTTTGATCTATCTGCATTTACCCTAAGAGTTGGATGGCCGACAACTACTGTGCAGGAACATTTCCTTTCCCATAGGTTGCATGTTCTTATGAAGAAACGTGGCATACATGTAAGCTGTACAAGGGTAACCTGATTTTGTATTAGTGCGCAAGACTTGTCAAAAGGGGTTTACCAAACCGTATCATCCCTTTTCGTACTCATTTATGGTGCCATTAACACTACCAGTAGTGATTGGTCACAATGGTCACGTGACAGtctgtggtttaaaaaaaaaaaactgtcagagGGAGTCTGgacttgagggcttattcagacatgcgtatatcggccgggtttttacacctggccaatatacgatgtccctctctgcagggggaggatgtgggacgggagcagtgcactgagcttccgcccctcaccactatttgcaacttagctctgccccaccgctcccactgcaaacagtggcgagggggcaggagctcagtgcactgctcccgtcccgcctcctccccctgcagagagggacaacgtatatcggccgggcgtgaaaacccagccaatatacgcaagtctgaataagccctgaagctgGAAACAGCCTACAATTCAAACTGTAAATTTAGTAAGGGGTCGGATTTGAAGAAGGGGGGCAGATTTTACAGTAAACCCATCAGCTAGTCTCCTATCCTTGCTTTATAAAGTGCATATGGATTGCAAAAATGTACCATATCAGCAGTCTCCAGACCAAGGTTGGTAAATAAGAGCAAGTGTGTTATAGGGGGACCATGCTTCTTTATTTAACAAAGTAGCCCCTTAAGATACATACGGTTCTAAAGTAACGGTGCCGATTCACCCTAGAGGAGACAGAAGGAAGAACATTACATAAGTAACCATCTTCATATGGCATTTCCATACGCTTAGTAGATGTATTCTATTGGAAGATGGTGCCTAATGCAATTGTGGAGTGTCACATCCACCTAACagaaagtataatacaggattaaTATTCCCAAGGTGGATTGTAGGCTATGAAGCTAGACTACTGAAGAGCTTTAAACCATAACCCATGCAGTGTTGTCTCGTACAAAAGTTACACCAAGAAGCTTCATGCCGCTGAATGAAAATaaactatgcaaaaaaaaaaaaaaaaaaagttagttcgTAAAACTTCAAAGCCTAGATAACTTTGGTAAATTGGTTTAAATAGTGTTTTACTGCTGTTGATTTTGACAGGCTCCAACAACACGAGAATTAAACTGCACCACTATGATTGTAATATCATCTCTGTACATCCGTGCCAGTTCTTCTGGAAGACTAAGCATCTTTGAAAGTCGCTCGTGGTCAACAGTGCCAAATTCATTGTTGCCAACCGCATGCCTTATAAGATGGGTGGCTGCATTTTGATCTTCAAAAACGGAAGAAATCCTGGCCCTTCTTTCCATAAGAAGACCCTGCATCTGTCCCAATGTAACTTTATAACCTCCTACTGCTATAGGTTGTTGATGATGAACACCAGTCAGATACTCTCCAACAATTCGCACCACATCTTGCCTATGCATAGTCTCCCAAAGCCCATCTGTAGCCAATATGAGGAACTTATCTTTCGGTCTTAATCTGTGATATATCACTTCAGGCTCAGCAGATAAGTAAGGTGGAGTATGGTAATTGGGAGGGATGAATTTAGTGTATTCATTGTCATTCAGTTGATCGGGTCCTGACTCGACCACATGTTTCTGAAGATCGATGCTCCACTTAAATTTAACATCACCGAAAGCTCTGAAGGGCATGAGCAGCCCAAGGAGTCTGTCTTGCTTCACCACGCTCTTCTCTTCCTTTGGATGTTCTGATCTAAGCCTTTGAATCTCAGACTCGTTTTGAGCGTTATGATCATGGGACATGGTGACAGCAGACCAAGATCCATCTTCTTCCTGAACACCAAGCAATGCACGACTATCTCCCGTGTTAGCCACGTGCAAGTCTACACCATCCACGtgagccacacatgctgtggcTCCTGAAAAGGCTACTCTTAAGACCCAgtagttcagaaaagagttaggATCTCCAACTTGAGCTTCCAACGAGAGGTCATTGTCAAGTCTCTTAAAAGAATTGATCAGAGCCTCCTTAACATCAGTCGTCTCCCCTGTATTGAGATCGATCAACTCTTGCCAGTAGGTCCGTAAACTGTTAAAGT encodes:
- the PDP1 gene encoding pyruvate dehyrogenase phosphatase catalytic subunit 1 isoform X1; translated protein: MFAACCDRRMCVCPGRGRTGFPGRSCSPSLLLDAMSVPTQLLFPLIRSCELGRICTSVCYCHHKPLCCRSSYQALKPLRCGADGTFASAFRRPRDHCFQLRQYVTTPQRFYLTPPQVNSILKANEYSFKVPEFDGKNISSILGFDSNQLPANAPIEDRRSAATCLQTRGMLLGVFDGHAGCACAQAVSERLFYYIAVSLLPQETLLEIEHAVESGRALLPILQWHKHPNDYFSKEASKLYFNSLRTYWQELIDLNTGETTDVKEALINSFKRLDNDLSLEAQVGDPNSFLNYWVLRVAFSGATACVAHVDGVDLHVANTGDSRALLGVQEEDGSWSAVTMSHDHNAQNESEIQRLRSEHPKEEKSVVKQDRLLGLLMPFRAFGDVKFKWSIDLQKHVVESGPDQLNDNEYTKFIPPNYHTPPYLSAEPEVIYHRLRPKDKFLILATDGLWETMHRQDVVRIVGEYLTGVHHQQPIAVGGYKVTLGQMQGLLMERRARISSVFEDQNAATHLIRHAVGNNEFGTVDHERLSKMLSLPEELARMYRDDITIIVVQFNSRVVGACQNQQQ
- the PDP1 gene encoding pyruvate dehyrogenase phosphatase catalytic subunit 1 isoform X2; translation: MSVPTQLLFPLIRSCELGRICTSVCYCHHKPLCCRSSYQALKPLRCGADGTFASAFRRPRDHCFQLRQYVTTPQRFYLTPPQVNSILKANEYSFKVPEFDGKNISSILGFDSNQLPANAPIEDRRSAATCLQTRGMLLGVFDGHAGCACAQAVSERLFYYIAVSLLPQETLLEIEHAVESGRALLPILQWHKHPNDYFSKEASKLYFNSLRTYWQELIDLNTGETTDVKEALINSFKRLDNDLSLEAQVGDPNSFLNYWVLRVAFSGATACVAHVDGVDLHVANTGDSRALLGVQEEDGSWSAVTMSHDHNAQNESEIQRLRSEHPKEEKSVVKQDRLLGLLMPFRAFGDVKFKWSIDLQKHVVESGPDQLNDNEYTKFIPPNYHTPPYLSAEPEVIYHRLRPKDKFLILATDGLWETMHRQDVVRIVGEYLTGVHHQQPIAVGGYKVTLGQMQGLLMERRARISSVFEDQNAATHLIRHAVGNNEFGTVDHERLSKMLSLPEELARMYRDDITIIVVQFNSRVVGACQNQQQ